One Prunus dulcis chromosome 8, ALMONDv2, whole genome shotgun sequence DNA window includes the following coding sequences:
- the LOC117637092 gene encoding basic leucine zipper 23 isoform X3 gives MEDGELDFSNQEMFSGPNMGGEHPSSCSMDSFFDDLLKDTHACTHTHTCNPPGPDYSHTHTCFHVHTKIVSSATGSEDKAGTDDTAESGEKKSKKRPLGNREAVRKYREKKKARAASLEDEVVRLRTLNQQLLKRLQGQAALEAEIARLKCLLVDIRGRIEGEIGSFPYQKSVNPNLPNPNIPSAYVMNPCNLQRDDQLYCLHQGADGKCGDGAVMNGQGFSGCDIENLQCLVNQDGGYKELSGCGLGNGVSNGGARAAAAN, from the exons ATGGAGGACGGAGAGCTCGATTTTTCGAACCAAGAGATGTTTTCGGGTCCAAACATGGGGGGTGAACATCCGAGTAGTTGCTCAATGGACAGCTTCTTTGATGACCTTCTTAAGGACACTCATGCTTGCACTCACACCCACACTTGCAACCCACCTGGCCCTGACTACTCTCATACACACACTTGCTTTCATGTACACACTAAAATCGTGTCTTCAGCAACAGGAAGTGAAGACAAGGCTGGAACTGATGACACTGCTGAATCTGGGGAAAAGAAATCGAAGAAACGTCCTTTAGGTAATCGAGAAGCAGTTCGTAAGTACCGCGAGAAGAAGAAGGCACGGGCAGCGTCTTTGGAGGATGAAGTTGTGAGATTGAGAACTCTGAATCAGCAGTTGTTGAAGAGGTTGCAAGGTCAGGCTGCATTGGAGGCTGAGATTGCGAGGCTCAAGTGTTTGCTTGTGGACATTCGAggaagaattgaaggagaaattgGATCTTTTCCATATCAGAAATCAGTGAATCCCAACCTGCCCAACCCAAACATCCCCAGTGCGTATGTGATGAATCCATGTAATCTACAGCGTGATGATCAGCTTTATTGTCTTCATCAAGGGGCTGATGGAAAATGTGGAGATGGGGCGGTGATGAATGGGCAAGGATTTAGCGGTTGTGATATTGAGAATCTTCAGTGTTTAGTAAATCAGGATGGAGGATACAAGGAGCTTTCTGGTTGTGGACTTGGAAATGGGGTGTCAAATG GAGGGGCTCGAGCCGCAGCAGCAAACTGA
- the LOC117637092 gene encoding basic leucine zipper 23 isoform X4: protein MEDGELDFSNQEMFSGPNMGGEHPSSCSMDSFFDDLLKDTHACTHTHTCNPPGPDYSHTHTCFHVHTKIVSSATGSEDKAGTDDTAESGEKKSKKRPLGNREAVRKYREKKKARAASLEDEVVRLRTLNQQLLKRLQGQAALEAEIARLKCLLVDIRGRIEGEIGSFPYQKSVNPNLPNPNIPSAYVMNPCNLQRDDQLYCLHQGADGKCGDGAVMNGQGFSGCDIENLQCLVNQDGGYKELSGCGLGNGVSNGG from the exons ATGGAGGACGGAGAGCTCGATTTTTCGAACCAAGAGATGTTTTCGGGTCCAAACATGGGGGGTGAACATCCGAGTAGTTGCTCAATGGACAGCTTCTTTGATGACCTTCTTAAGGACACTCATGCTTGCACTCACACCCACACTTGCAACCCACCTGGCCCTGACTACTCTCATACACACACTTGCTTTCATGTACACACTAAAATCGTGTCTTCAGCAACAGGAAGTGAAGACAAGGCTGGAACTGATGACACTGCTGAATCTGGGGAAAAGAAATCGAAGAAACGTCCTTTAGGTAATCGAGAAGCAGTTCGTAAGTACCGCGAGAAGAAGAAGGCACGGGCAGCGTCTTTGGAGGATGAAGTTGTGAGATTGAGAACTCTGAATCAGCAGTTGTTGAAGAGGTTGCAAGGTCAGGCTGCATTGGAGGCTGAGATTGCGAGGCTCAAGTGTTTGCTTGTGGACATTCGAggaagaattgaaggagaaattgGATCTTTTCCATATCAGAAATCAGTGAATCCCAACCTGCCCAACCCAAACATCCCCAGTGCGTATGTGATGAATCCATGTAATCTACAGCGTGATGATCAGCTTTATTGTCTTCATCAAGGGGCTGATGGAAAATGTGGAGATGGGGCGGTGATGAATGGGCAAGGATTTAGCGGTTGTGATATTGAGAATCTTCAGTGTTTAGTAAATCAGGATGGAGGATACAAGGAGCTTTCTGGTTGTGGACTTGGAAATGGGGTGTCAAATG GTGGCTGA
- the LOC117637092 gene encoding basic leucine zipper 23 isoform X1 has product MEDGELDFSNQEMFSGPNMGGEHPSSCSMDSFFDDLLKDTHACTHTHTCNPPGPDYSHTHTCFHVHTKIVSSATGSEDKAGTDDTAESGEKKSKKRPLGNREAVRKYREKKKARAASLEDEVVRLRTLNQQLLKRLQGQAALEAEIARLKCLLVDIRGRIEGEIGSFPYQKSVNPNLPNPNIPSAYVMNPCNLQRDDQLYCLHQGADGKCGDGAVMNGQGFSGCDIENLQCLVNQDGGYKELSGCGLGNGVSNGNSSATNKRKGGARAAAAN; this is encoded by the exons ATGGAGGACGGAGAGCTCGATTTTTCGAACCAAGAGATGTTTTCGGGTCCAAACATGGGGGGTGAACATCCGAGTAGTTGCTCAATGGACAGCTTCTTTGATGACCTTCTTAAGGACACTCATGCTTGCACTCACACCCACACTTGCAACCCACCTGGCCCTGACTACTCTCATACACACACTTGCTTTCATGTACACACTAAAATCGTGTCTTCAGCAACAGGAAGTGAAGACAAGGCTGGAACTGATGACACTGCTGAATCTGGGGAAAAGAAATCGAAGAAACGTCCTTTAGGTAATCGAGAAGCAGTTCGTAAGTACCGCGAGAAGAAGAAGGCACGGGCAGCGTCTTTGGAGGATGAAGTTGTGAGATTGAGAACTCTGAATCAGCAGTTGTTGAAGAGGTTGCAAGGTCAGGCTGCATTGGAGGCTGAGATTGCGAGGCTCAAGTGTTTGCTTGTGGACATTCGAggaagaattgaaggagaaattgGATCTTTTCCATATCAGAAATCAGTGAATCCCAACCTGCCCAACCCAAACATCCCCAGTGCGTATGTGATGAATCCATGTAATCTACAGCGTGATGATCAGCTTTATTGTCTTCATCAAGGGGCTGATGGAAAATGTGGAGATGGGGCGGTGATGAATGGGCAAGGATTTAGCGGTTGTGATATTGAGAATCTTCAGTGTTTAGTAAATCAGGATGGAGGATACAAGGAGCTTTCTGGTTGTGGACTTGGAAATGGGGTGTCAAATGGTAATTCTTCTGCCACAAATAAGAGGAAGG GAGGGGCTCGAGCCGCAGCAGCAAACTGA
- the LOC117637092 gene encoding basic leucine zipper 23 isoform X2, producing the protein MEDGELDFSNQEMFSGPNMGGEHPSSCSMDSFFDDLLKDTHACTHTHTCNPPGPDYSHTHTCFHVHTKIVSSATGSEDKAGTDDTAESGEKKSKKRPLGNREAVRKYREKKKARAASLEDEVVRLRTLNQQLLKRLQGQAALEAEIARLKCLLVDIRGRIEGEIGSFPYQKSVNPNLPNPNIPSAYVMNPCNLQRDDQLYCLHQGADGKCGDGAVMNGQGFSGCDIENLQCLVNQDGGYKELSGCGLGNGVSNGNSSATNKRKGG; encoded by the exons ATGGAGGACGGAGAGCTCGATTTTTCGAACCAAGAGATGTTTTCGGGTCCAAACATGGGGGGTGAACATCCGAGTAGTTGCTCAATGGACAGCTTCTTTGATGACCTTCTTAAGGACACTCATGCTTGCACTCACACCCACACTTGCAACCCACCTGGCCCTGACTACTCTCATACACACACTTGCTTTCATGTACACACTAAAATCGTGTCTTCAGCAACAGGAAGTGAAGACAAGGCTGGAACTGATGACACTGCTGAATCTGGGGAAAAGAAATCGAAGAAACGTCCTTTAGGTAATCGAGAAGCAGTTCGTAAGTACCGCGAGAAGAAGAAGGCACGGGCAGCGTCTTTGGAGGATGAAGTTGTGAGATTGAGAACTCTGAATCAGCAGTTGTTGAAGAGGTTGCAAGGTCAGGCTGCATTGGAGGCTGAGATTGCGAGGCTCAAGTGTTTGCTTGTGGACATTCGAggaagaattgaaggagaaattgGATCTTTTCCATATCAGAAATCAGTGAATCCCAACCTGCCCAACCCAAACATCCCCAGTGCGTATGTGATGAATCCATGTAATCTACAGCGTGATGATCAGCTTTATTGTCTTCATCAAGGGGCTGATGGAAAATGTGGAGATGGGGCGGTGATGAATGGGCAAGGATTTAGCGGTTGTGATATTGAGAATCTTCAGTGTTTAGTAAATCAGGATGGAGGATACAAGGAGCTTTCTGGTTGTGGACTTGGAAATGGGGTGTCAAATGGTAATTCTTCTGCCACAAATAAGAGGAAGG GTGGCTGA